In a single window of the Hoyosella subflava DQS3-9A1 genome:
- a CDS encoding DUF2339 domain-containing protein, which produces MNPHTNDRELAARLATRLNEVSSQLHYARAELSELQHRIEQRDTNEARLPAPVQPAAQVQPPAPASVPYSPYSQPNLEPQRAVGPVPARQRWWDREGVVSRVLAVSGAALTLIGVVLLLVLAAQAGYFGPLARVIAGAVFSLALIAVAWRVAERPGGRVGAVTLAATGVAGLYLDVLAITSFYEWVPPIAGLITALLVAAAGLSLALRWDSQLLALIVVIGTVVLAPVITDGLSPLLLAFLIVLLAASFPAQYQRNWPGLHAARTIPVAGALLLAITLGTPSDAVNLVILAVVFATVAAGGTLLVIRRYPTDTVAPALLATSVVPLLFTGALTTRGTYVILMAGLALAAGGAAWALRAFPVASRTVLAAVSALAVLCAVLAASTESLRPVVVLAIALTALVAAHQTGAAVMRLSGYGYAVVGALLYLTSAEPEVLFDSQRAIESASLAVITASVLLALVAGVAAATTPGDRDQAETIWALAGVVGLYAVSAGAVLSGVLAAGSEAGFRGGHAAATVLWMLTAIALLLFGLRQRARTAMVGAGLILAAMAVLKLLFFDLAALDGFSRVLTFLAVGVLLLVAGTRYARVYAERSAEQSTANDGAQPEATAAVPDPDAHWRR; this is translated from the coding sequence GTGAATCCGCACACCAACGATCGCGAGCTCGCTGCGCGTCTCGCCACTCGCCTCAACGAGGTCAGCTCGCAACTGCACTATGCGCGAGCTGAACTCAGCGAATTGCAGCACCGGATCGAACAGCGCGATACCAACGAGGCTCGGCTGCCTGCGCCGGTTCAGCCCGCAGCGCAGGTGCAGCCGCCCGCCCCTGCGTCAGTGCCCTACTCGCCGTATTCGCAGCCAAATCTAGAACCTCAGCGAGCAGTGGGCCCTGTCCCGGCTCGACAGCGGTGGTGGGACCGCGAGGGAGTCGTGAGCCGGGTGCTCGCGGTGTCCGGGGCCGCGCTCACACTCATCGGCGTGGTGCTGCTTCTCGTGCTGGCAGCCCAAGCAGGCTACTTCGGGCCACTTGCGAGGGTGATTGCCGGTGCAGTCTTCTCACTCGCCCTGATTGCGGTCGCCTGGCGCGTCGCGGAACGTCCTGGCGGCCGCGTTGGCGCCGTCACCCTGGCGGCCACCGGTGTGGCTGGTCTTTACCTCGATGTCCTCGCCATCACGTCCTTCTACGAATGGGTGCCACCCATAGCTGGGCTGATCACGGCGCTGCTTGTCGCAGCGGCCGGCCTGAGCCTCGCCTTGCGCTGGGATTCACAACTACTGGCCCTCATCGTTGTGATTGGGACCGTCGTGCTCGCGCCCGTCATCACCGACGGGCTGAGCCCACTGCTGCTCGCATTTTTGATTGTCTTGCTCGCTGCGAGCTTCCCCGCGCAGTATCAGCGAAACTGGCCAGGGCTACACGCGGCGCGGACAATTCCGGTCGCGGGCGCGTTGCTCCTCGCCATCACTCTTGGTACCCCGTCCGATGCAGTGAATCTCGTTATCCTCGCAGTTGTCTTCGCAACAGTTGCTGCGGGCGGAACATTGCTGGTCATACGGCGCTACCCCACCGACACGGTGGCGCCGGCCCTGCTCGCCACATCGGTGGTGCCTCTGCTCTTTACGGGCGCACTGACGACGCGGGGAACGTATGTGATCCTGATGGCGGGACTCGCTCTCGCTGCAGGAGGTGCGGCGTGGGCCTTGCGCGCCTTTCCCGTCGCCTCACGCACCGTGCTAGCCGCGGTGTCGGCGCTCGCGGTGCTGTGCGCTGTGCTCGCCGCATCGACAGAAAGCCTGCGCCCCGTCGTTGTACTCGCAATCGCGCTGACCGCACTGGTCGCCGCGCACCAAACCGGTGCTGCGGTAATGCGGTTGTCTGGCTACGGGTACGCGGTCGTCGGCGCGCTCCTGTATCTCACCAGCGCGGAGCCCGAGGTGCTGTTCGACTCGCAGCGGGCAATCGAGTCGGCAAGTCTCGCTGTGATCACCGCAAGCGTGCTGCTGGCCCTCGTTGCGGGTGTCGCGGCTGCCACGACCCCTGGGGACCGGGATCAGGCGGAAACAATCTGGGCGCTCGCTGGGGTCGTCGGACTCTACGCAGTGAGCGCTGGAGCCGTCCTCAGCGGTGTCCTTGCCGCGGGCTCTGAAGCCGGGTTCCGGGGTGGCCACGCCGCTGCGACCGTCTTGTGGATGCTGACCGCGATCGCGCTCTTGCTTTTCGGCCTGCGTCAGCGGGCACGCACCGCAATGGTCGGGGCTGGTCTCATTCTCGCTGCGATGGCAGTGCTGAAGCTCCTCTTCTTCGATCTCGCGGCACTCGACGGTTTCTCTCGTGTACTCACATTCCTCGCGGTGGGTGTGCTGCTCCTTGTCGCCGGTACCCGTTACGCACGGGTGTACGCCGAACGTTCAGCCGAACAGTCCACGGCTAATGATGGTGCCCAGCCTGAGGCAACCGCTGCGGTACCCGATCCTGATGCGCACTGGCGTCGATAA
- a CDS encoding multicopper oxidase family protein produces the protein MVPMTFRRTRRLLAALLTGLLLVGIGGVVALMAAWNGARHDTTGVIEFENALDIPPLADSRTDADGTRVFDLTMQRGTTDLGHGPATETWGVNGSYLGPTVRADRGGRVRLNVSNELSVASTLHWHGMHLPAAMDGGPHQMIEPGETWSPEWTIDQAAASLWYHPHLHGATAEHVYRGIAGMFLIDDAETPELPSSYGVDDVPLIVQDKRFRDGQLDLRPGMFTEAGIIGSDILVNGTPAPFFDVTTERVRLRLLNASNARTYNFTFTEGVTFDLIATDGGLLAAPVRLSHLMLSPGERAEIVVSVPAGSSTVLRSVTQPLGLDMWTNRFSGGDDSLDILELRAGPSLTPNTAVPDELVAQRDLGEPTVTRTFSISGSNEINDQTMDMGRIDEVVEVNTTEMWEVRNGTGAPHNFHVHDVQFQILDSRDPALAGPKDTVYIPPGETVRLLMRFEHYTDPEVPYMYHCHILAHEDRGLMGQFVVIDASAHQDRVPQRLPQAGHHH, from the coding sequence ATGGTACCCATGACTTTTCGTCGCACCCGTCGCCTGCTGGCCGCCCTGCTCACCGGCTTGCTGCTGGTCGGCATTGGAGGTGTGGTGGCGCTAATGGCCGCCTGGAACGGAGCCCGGCATGACACCACAGGTGTTATCGAGTTCGAAAACGCGCTCGACATCCCTCCGCTCGCCGATTCGCGGACTGACGCCGACGGGACCCGGGTCTTCGACCTGACGATGCAGCGCGGCACCACCGATCTCGGTCATGGCCCTGCTACCGAGACTTGGGGTGTCAACGGCAGCTATCTCGGTCCCACGGTGCGTGCCGACCGGGGTGGGCGGGTGCGCCTTAACGTCTCGAATGAACTCAGTGTTGCGAGCACCCTGCACTGGCATGGCATGCACCTGCCGGCGGCGATGGATGGCGGTCCACACCAGATGATCGAGCCCGGTGAGACCTGGTCACCGGAGTGGACGATCGACCAGGCAGCGGCTTCGCTGTGGTATCACCCGCACCTGCACGGTGCGACAGCTGAACATGTGTACCGCGGAATCGCCGGTATGTTCCTGATTGATGATGCTGAAACGCCGGAGCTGCCCTCGTCCTACGGAGTCGACGACGTGCCCCTCATCGTCCAGGACAAGCGTTTCCGGGACGGGCAGCTCGACCTGCGGCCAGGCATGTTCACTGAGGCGGGCATCATCGGTTCCGACATCCTCGTCAATGGCACGCCCGCTCCGTTCTTCGATGTCACGACTGAGCGCGTTCGGCTGCGACTGCTCAACGCGTCGAATGCGCGGACCTACAACTTCACATTCACCGAAGGTGTCACGTTCGACTTGATCGCTACTGACGGCGGTCTGCTCGCAGCGCCCGTGCGGTTGAGCCACCTCATGCTGTCGCCGGGCGAACGTGCAGAAATCGTCGTGTCAGTACCTGCGGGTTCATCGACCGTGCTGCGCAGCGTCACCCAGCCGCTTGGGCTGGACATGTGGACGAACCGATTCTCGGGTGGTGACGATTCGCTCGACATCCTTGAGCTCCGTGCGGGCCCTTCCCTCACACCGAACACCGCGGTTCCTGACGAACTGGTGGCCCAGCGTGACTTGGGGGAGCCGACGGTGACCCGAACCTTCAGCATTTCCGGTTCGAACGAGATCAACGATCAGACTATGGACATGGGCCGAATCGACGAAGTCGTCGAAGTCAATACGACGGAGATGTGGGAGGTGCGCAACGGAACGGGCGCACCGCACAATTTCCACGTCCATGATGTCCAGTTCCAGATTCTCGACTCACGAGATCCCGCGTTGGCGGGCCCCAAGGACACCGTGTACATCCCGCCCGGGGAAACCGTCCGGCTACTGATGCGATTTGAGCACTACACGGATCCCGAGGTGCCCTACATGTATCACTGCCACATACTCGCGCATGAGGATCGTGGGCTGATGGGCCAGTTCGTGGTTATCGACGCCAGTGCGCATCAGGATCGGGTACCGCAGCGGTTGCCTCAGGCTGGGCACCATCATTAG
- a CDS encoding 1-phosphofructokinase family hexose kinase, giving the protein MASIVTLTLNPALDVDTTTKEVRPTSKLRCGPARYDAGGGGINVARVAHTLGESACAVYPAGGPVGNALQEILAGAGIGTRCINIQGATREGITVNETSTGKQYRFVLPGPELAITEQDECLAAVAEECEQADFVVASGSLPPGVDSEYYSRVVAVARDAGAQVILDTSGDALRDAAGVFLVKPNLGELARLTGRSLEDEEGRAAAARSLIESGRAENVVISLGAEGAMLVTADDVAVLPPIEVPIRSAVGAGDTMVAGITVGLSRGWEMVRAVQLGVAAASATLITEGTGLCRRADVDRLFGEYTD; this is encoded by the coding sequence ATGGCCAGCATTGTCACTCTGACACTGAACCCGGCACTTGACGTCGACACGACAACAAAGGAAGTGCGCCCGACCAGCAAGCTACGCTGCGGGCCCGCGAGATATGACGCCGGCGGGGGCGGCATAAATGTCGCTCGTGTCGCACACACTCTCGGTGAATCGGCGTGCGCTGTTTACCCAGCTGGCGGACCCGTCGGCAACGCGCTTCAAGAGATCCTCGCCGGGGCGGGCATTGGAACGAGGTGCATCAACATTCAGGGCGCGACGAGGGAAGGCATTACGGTCAACGAGACATCAACCGGCAAGCAGTACCGTTTCGTACTGCCAGGCCCCGAGCTGGCGATCACTGAACAGGATGAGTGTCTGGCGGCTGTTGCCGAGGAATGCGAGCAGGCCGATTTCGTAGTCGCGAGCGGCAGTTTGCCGCCAGGCGTGGATTCGGAGTACTACTCGCGGGTGGTGGCCGTTGCGCGCGATGCGGGGGCCCAGGTCATCCTCGACACGTCTGGTGATGCCCTGCGTGACGCCGCAGGAGTTTTTCTGGTGAAGCCCAATCTCGGTGAACTGGCGCGACTCACGGGGCGTTCCCTGGAAGACGAGGAGGGCCGCGCCGCCGCCGCCCGCAGCCTTATTGAGAGCGGACGAGCCGAGAACGTCGTGATTTCGCTCGGCGCCGAGGGTGCAATGCTGGTCACCGCCGACGACGTGGCGGTGCTGCCACCTATTGAGGTGCCGATCCGAAGCGCGGTGGGAGCGGGAGACACGATGGTTGCGGGTATCACTGTGGGGCTGTCGCGCGGATGGGAGATGGTGCGCGCCGTGCAGCTCGGGGTTGCCGCGGCGTCGGCTACGTTGATCACCGAAGGCACCGGCCTCTGCCGTCGCGCAGATGTTGATCGGCTGTTCGGTGAATACACCGATTGA
- a CDS encoding patatin-like phospholipase family protein has protein sequence MAKRGDQDELPLPLGFDPESVEDIAEAPEDVSLPSRNPILALQHMEGALTRADLEHPEVLTRSEFRRLRYLISFARLTVFEPGAAGPYGRRGRGDVDIADEVAEFRSLVIDRLHDPLRAELDTEKRLTAAKALLPELGEELQRHRKTVAERHASDFSLAELDREVGYKALVCILGGGGGAGYVYLGGMQRLIASGITPSYLLTTSFGAIVGSVMSRSLPVPMSEYVDWAKTVTYRGILGPSRVRRRHGLTGLFSLNFDAFADELFRREDGAPLQMRDLAMPFETVVAGVRRQSFDRLPARFRRTELEALRTRTLPRTRIGVRHSVAARMWQAAAFIDTRVVKPIVLGGDDLTAELNVVDAASFSSAIPGVLHHETRDPRMVPILDEVLQQKDVGALIDGFAASNVPVELAWKRIQDGRLGTRNACYYAWDCFHPQWNPKHLWLQPITQAVQVQMVRNAPYADRIIRFRPTLSALTLAAPTEAMDRAIQWGTASVEQSLPVIQHMLDPVWWDGKQPPAPEGTVEVTEAGRPKAKPMSAILDAARAAAAALGDKARRNRTDLLAKRPKSAPAPLP, from the coding sequence ATGGCGAAGCGCGGAGACCAGGATGAGCTGCCACTTCCCCTCGGGTTTGATCCCGAGTCGGTCGAGGACATTGCGGAAGCGCCGGAAGACGTCAGCCTTCCGAGCCGAAATCCGATCCTCGCGCTGCAGCACATGGAAGGCGCGCTGACACGCGCCGACCTGGAACACCCCGAGGTGCTGACGCGCAGTGAATTCCGTCGACTGCGATACCTGATCAGTTTCGCGCGCCTCACCGTATTCGAACCCGGTGCGGCGGGTCCCTACGGCAGGCGCGGCCGCGGCGACGTTGACATTGCTGATGAAGTGGCCGAGTTCCGGTCCCTCGTTATCGACAGACTGCATGACCCGCTTCGTGCGGAGCTTGATACCGAAAAGCGCCTCACCGCAGCGAAGGCCCTCCTCCCTGAGCTCGGCGAGGAACTGCAACGCCACCGAAAAACTGTCGCTGAGCGTCATGCGAGTGATTTCTCGCTCGCTGAACTTGATCGCGAAGTTGGGTACAAGGCACTCGTATGCATTCTCGGTGGGGGAGGCGGCGCGGGATACGTGTATCTCGGCGGCATGCAGCGCCTCATCGCTAGTGGCATCACCCCGTCATATCTCCTGACAACGTCGTTCGGCGCGATCGTTGGAAGCGTGATGTCCCGGAGTTTGCCTGTTCCGATGAGCGAATACGTGGACTGGGCGAAGACAGTGACGTATCGCGGCATTCTGGGCCCCTCACGCGTGCGCCGCCGTCACGGATTGACAGGACTGTTCTCGCTGAACTTCGATGCGTTCGCTGACGAACTATTCCGCCGGGAGGACGGCGCACCATTGCAGATGCGAGATCTGGCGATGCCGTTTGAAACTGTCGTTGCGGGTGTGCGCCGACAATCGTTCGACCGCCTGCCCGCACGCTTTCGGCGCACCGAGTTGGAGGCATTGCGGACCCGCACACTGCCCCGCACGCGGATCGGAGTCCGGCACTCTGTGGCGGCCCGGATGTGGCAGGCCGCGGCTTTCATCGACACCCGGGTCGTGAAGCCCATCGTGCTCGGTGGAGACGACCTTACCGCCGAACTCAACGTCGTCGATGCCGCGAGTTTTTCCTCCGCGATACCGGGGGTGCTCCACCATGAGACGCGAGACCCCCGGATGGTGCCGATCCTTGACGAGGTGCTGCAACAGAAAGATGTGGGTGCGCTCATCGACGGGTTCGCGGCCAGCAATGTGCCTGTGGAACTCGCGTGGAAACGGATTCAGGACGGCCGTCTGGGGACACGGAATGCGTGCTACTACGCCTGGGATTGTTTTCACCCGCAGTGGAATCCGAAACACCTGTGGTTGCAGCCCATCACGCAGGCTGTTCAGGTGCAAATGGTGCGCAACGCCCCGTATGCGGACAGGATTATCCGTTTCCGTCCCACGCTGTCGGCGTTGACGCTCGCTGCTCCCACCGAGGCGATGGATCGCGCAATTCAATGGGGCACTGCGTCAGTGGAGCAGTCGCTGCCAGTGATTCAGCACATGCTCGACCCAGTGTGGTGGGACGGTAAGCAACCGCCGGCACCTGAGGGCACCGTAGAAGTCACCGAAGCGGGCCGGCCGAAAGCGAAACCGATGAGCGCGATCCTTGACGCCGCACGCGCGGCAGCAGCCGCCCTCGGTGACAAGGCCCGGCGGAACCGCACTGATCTCCTCGCCAAGAGGCCGAAGAGCGCGCCGGCACCGTTACCCTAG
- a CDS encoding transglycosylase domain-containing protein — protein MSSDSAKASKRTRGSAVAPPARKKRSGWRHVRRGFVLIVLLLVLVPAGMFAYGYYNAEVPHPVDLRNNQIATIYAADESSVLARVVPPEGNRTNITLDQVPDHVRDAVLAAEDRSFYQNPGFSVRGFMRAARDNIRGDEDAGGGSTITQQFVKSTVVGPERSIERKWRELVLSARMAREWSKDDVLTAYLNTIYFGRGAYGIATAAQVYFGKPLADLSVAEAAVLAAVINRPSSLDFQTSTDPLQARWRYVLDGMVEMNVLTPSERSAIEFPEVIPVEQVPDPNEARGPEGLIRAQVLRELERIGVSQEDLDTRGVQIITTIDPKTQEAAVNAARGVLDGEPEDLRTAVVSIDPRSGAVKGYYGGEQGQGYDFAQAPLQTGSSFKVFALVAALTQGIPLSATYDSSPVTIGNLQISNVGGESCGRCNIAEALKRSLNTSYYRLTLSMSNGAQKVADAAHAAGIPEEIPNLPGKSLSQDGGPPETGIVLGQYQVRPIDMASSYATLGASGVFHEPHFVQKVVAADGEVLYERQPSEGEQRIEKPVADNATQAMMPIAAYSRGNSLAGGRPSAAKTGTTQLGNTGMNKDAWMVGYTPSLSTAVWVGTEQAQALTDRWGASVYGSTLPSRIWKRTMDSALDGTPVESFPWPAPIGGQAGVPVYTPPAPPQAVTRSPGPAPAPPPQVELPPLPQIPQLREVEIFPGIRIPLPG, from the coding sequence GTGAGTTCTGACAGTGCGAAAGCGTCAAAGAGGACCAGGGGCAGCGCCGTTGCACCCCCGGCCCGGAAGAAGCGTTCCGGGTGGCGGCATGTTCGCCGTGGATTCGTCCTCATTGTCCTGCTTTTGGTTCTTGTGCCAGCGGGCATGTTCGCCTACGGGTACTACAACGCGGAGGTGCCGCACCCTGTTGACCTGCGTAACAACCAGATCGCGACAATCTACGCGGCGGACGAAAGTAGTGTCCTAGCACGCGTGGTGCCACCTGAGGGCAACCGGACGAACATCACGCTAGATCAGGTACCGGATCACGTACGCGATGCGGTGCTCGCTGCTGAGGATCGCAGTTTCTACCAGAACCCAGGGTTCTCGGTTCGCGGGTTTATGCGTGCCGCTCGAGATAATATTCGCGGCGATGAGGACGCTGGCGGTGGATCGACGATCACCCAGCAGTTCGTGAAAAGTACCGTTGTGGGGCCTGAGCGCAGTATTGAACGCAAATGGCGTGAACTCGTACTGTCAGCTCGAATGGCGCGCGAATGGAGCAAAGACGACGTCCTGACCGCTTATCTGAATACCATTTACTTCGGTCGCGGCGCCTACGGAATTGCGACGGCGGCACAAGTGTATTTCGGGAAGCCGCTTGCCGACCTGTCCGTCGCTGAAGCTGCCGTACTGGCAGCAGTGATCAACCGTCCGTCGAGCCTGGATTTCCAGACCTCCACCGATCCGCTTCAGGCTCGCTGGCGCTATGTGCTCGACGGCATGGTCGAGATGAACGTGCTGACGCCGAGCGAGCGGAGTGCGATCGAGTTCCCGGAAGTCATTCCTGTCGAGCAAGTTCCCGACCCCAATGAGGCACGCGGCCCTGAGGGCCTGATCCGCGCGCAAGTGCTTCGCGAACTCGAACGCATTGGCGTGAGCCAGGAAGACCTCGACACGCGCGGCGTTCAGATCATCACGACGATTGATCCGAAGACCCAGGAAGCGGCCGTGAATGCGGCGCGGGGTGTGCTCGACGGCGAACCCGAGGATCTCCGGACCGCTGTCGTTTCCATCGATCCCCGAAGTGGTGCGGTCAAAGGTTATTACGGTGGCGAGCAAGGCCAGGGGTACGACTTCGCACAAGCTCCGCTGCAAACGGGTTCGTCTTTTAAGGTTTTCGCTTTGGTGGCCGCACTGACGCAAGGAATACCGCTTTCCGCGACATATGACAGTTCACCGGTGACGATAGGGAACCTGCAGATCTCGAACGTCGGTGGCGAGTCGTGCGGCCGGTGCAACATCGCTGAAGCTCTCAAACGATCGCTGAACACCAGCTACTACCGGCTGACGTTGTCGATGTCGAATGGTGCGCAGAAGGTCGCTGACGCCGCGCACGCCGCTGGCATTCCCGAGGAGATCCCGAATCTCCCTGGCAAGAGCCTGAGCCAGGATGGGGGGCCGCCTGAAACGGGCATCGTGCTCGGCCAGTACCAGGTGCGCCCGATCGATATGGCGTCGTCCTATGCCACGCTGGGAGCTTCGGGTGTCTTCCACGAGCCCCATTTTGTGCAGAAAGTAGTCGCGGCGGACGGTGAGGTCCTTTACGAACGGCAGCCATCCGAGGGCGAACAACGGATCGAAAAACCGGTCGCCGACAATGCCACCCAGGCCATGATGCCGATTGCGGCGTATTCGCGCGGGAACTCGCTCGCTGGTGGCCGCCCTTCGGCTGCCAAGACCGGGACCACTCAGCTCGGAAACACGGGTATGAACAAAGACGCGTGGATGGTCGGTTACACCCCATCCTTGTCGACAGCCGTGTGGGTGGGGACGGAGCAAGCGCAGGCTCTGACGGACCGATGGGGTGCGAGCGTATACGGTTCGACGCTTCCGTCACGGATCTGGAAGCGCACAATGGATTCCGCGCTCGACGGCACTCCCGTTGAATCATTCCCGTGGCCCGCGCCGATTGGCGGCCAGGCGGGTGTCCCTGTGTACACGCCGCCAGCTCCGCCGCAAGCGGTCACGCGGTCACCTGGGCCCGCTCCGGCGCCGCCGCCCCAAGTTGAGCTGCCGCCCCTGCCGCAGATACCGCAGTTGCGTGAGGTGGAAATCTTCCCCGGGATCCGGATCCCGCTGCCCGGGTAG
- a CDS encoding multidrug effflux MFS transporter — protein sequence MTTSAVLSDSAHVEADAPARRDRLRLILVLGALVALGPLTIDMYLPAFPAITADLLTSSAMVQLTLTGTLIGLGVGQLIIGPLSDALGRRVPLIAGTIVHIAASLLCIIAPNIAVLGALRTLQGFGAAATMVVALAIVRDLFTGTAAATVLSRLMLVMGAAPIFAPALGSAVLVAGSWRWVFAALAVLGFLLLILAIVALKETLPPERRRPARLVPVLQTYKILLRDKQFLVLAFVAAAGMSALFSYIAGASFVLQEGYGLSEQQFALVFAVGAVSLIGASQINVPLLGRFAPRQIVLAGLAGASLSGAVMLTLAVTQTGGLLGFIVPLLFVLAAVGFVLPNAPALALSRHGEAAGTAAALLGAAQFGLGALVAPVVGVLGNDARAMAITMTSGSVLALIALSAVMARSRV from the coding sequence ATGACTACCTCAGCTGTCCTGAGCGATTCTGCTCACGTCGAGGCCGACGCGCCCGCGCGCCGCGACCGGCTTCGCCTGATTCTCGTCCTTGGTGCGCTCGTGGCGCTTGGCCCGCTGACTATCGACATGTATCTGCCCGCATTTCCGGCGATCACAGCGGATTTACTCACCTCGTCAGCAATGGTGCAGCTGACCCTAACGGGAACGCTGATCGGTCTCGGTGTGGGGCAACTCATCATTGGTCCGCTATCTGACGCGCTGGGACGGCGCGTGCCCCTGATCGCAGGCACCATCGTTCATATCGCTGCGTCGCTGCTGTGCATCATCGCTCCCAATATCGCGGTGCTCGGCGCGCTGCGCACTTTGCAGGGCTTCGGGGCCGCCGCGACGATGGTCGTGGCACTGGCGATTGTGCGTGACCTCTTCACCGGGACCGCTGCAGCAACCGTGCTTTCCCGACTGATGCTCGTGATGGGTGCGGCACCGATCTTCGCCCCCGCGCTCGGCAGCGCTGTGCTCGTGGCGGGGTCATGGCGGTGGGTTTTCGCTGCACTCGCCGTTCTCGGCTTCCTGCTTCTCATCCTGGCGATCGTCGCCCTCAAAGAGACACTTCCGCCTGAGCGCCGACGGCCAGCGCGCCTTGTTCCCGTCCTGCAGACCTATAAAATCCTTCTGCGCGACAAACAATTCCTCGTGCTCGCCTTCGTCGCGGCTGCGGGAATGTCAGCGCTGTTCTCCTACATCGCCGGCGCTTCATTCGTGCTTCAGGAGGGCTACGGACTCAGCGAACAGCAATTTGCGCTCGTCTTCGCCGTCGGTGCAGTTTCACTCATCGGGGCGTCCCAGATAAATGTGCCTTTGCTCGGCCGGTTCGCGCCGCGGCAAATCGTCCTCGCCGGGCTTGCTGGCGCCTCGCTTTCCGGCGCTGTGATGCTCACGCTCGCGGTCACGCAAACCGGCGGGCTGCTTGGCTTCATCGTTCCCTTGCTGTTCGTGCTCGCGGCCGTGGGTTTCGTCCTTCCGAACGCTCCAGCACTCGCGCTTTCCCGCCATGGTGAGGCGGCGGGGACCGCTGCCGCACTGCTCGGGGCAGCCCAATTCGGTCTCGGCGCCCTCGTGGCGCCGGTCGTCGGCGTTCTCGGCAACGACGCACGCGCCATGGCAATCACCATGACGAGCGGGTCGGTGCTGGCCCTGATCGCGCTGAGCGCGGTGATGGCACGGTCACGCGTCTGA